A DNA window from Leptotrichia sp. oral taxon 215 str. W9775 contains the following coding sequences:
- a CDS encoding ABC transporter permease/substrate-binding protein has protein sequence MNKLILTFLERKNELLSGIAEHIQISFIALIIALIITIPLGIYLSYHKKLANIVIAINGVIQTIPSLAILALLIPLVGIGRKPAIIALILYALLPILHNTYTGITGVDPMYMVTSRALGMNKFQQLTKVQLPLAMPVIMTGVRTAAVLIIGTATLASLVGAGGLGKLILLGLDRNNNYLILLGAIPAALLAVLFDFLFKQLEKLSIKKILIFLVLITFVCLFGSISSFNTPKKDKLIISGKLGSEPEILINMYKILIEENSNLEVELKPGLGKTSFVFNALKNGDIDIYPEFSGTAVFTFLNETPVNNNADDVFAQAQKGMESKFKMIMLKPMIYNNTYAIAVSKKFAEENNLKTISDLARVKDKIKAGFTREFNDREDGYLGLKKLYNFEIPDIKEFEPKLRYVAVQSGDINLIDAYSTDAELAQYNMVVLKDDKHLFPPYQGSPMMREETLKKYPELKNILEKLSGKISDEEMSSMNYRVSVKGEKAEDVAREYLKNAGIIKK, from the coding sequence ATGAATAAATTAATTTTAACGTTTTTAGAAAGAAAAAATGAGCTTTTAAGTGGTATTGCAGAGCATATTCAAATTTCCTTTATTGCACTAATAATTGCCTTAATTATCACCATTCCCCTTGGGATTTATTTAAGCTATCATAAAAAGCTTGCAAATATTGTTATTGCAATTAACGGTGTTATTCAGACTATACCATCACTGGCAATTTTAGCCCTTTTAATTCCTTTAGTCGGAATTGGAAGAAAACCTGCAATAATAGCTTTAATACTTTATGCCCTGCTGCCAATTTTACATAACACTTATACCGGTATTACCGGGGTTGATCCAATGTACATGGTAACTTCAAGAGCTTTAGGAATGAATAAATTTCAGCAACTTACAAAAGTACAGCTTCCCCTTGCAATGCCTGTAATAATGACAGGAGTCAGAACAGCTGCGGTTTTAATTATTGGAACTGCCACACTGGCTTCCCTTGTTGGGGCTGGAGGGCTGGGAAAACTGATTTTACTTGGTTTAGATAGAAATAACAACTATTTGATTTTATTGGGGGCAATTCCAGCCGCTTTACTTGCAGTTTTATTTGATTTTCTCTTTAAACAGCTGGAAAAACTGAGCATCAAAAAAATACTGATTTTCCTAGTTTTAATTACATTTGTTTGTCTGTTTGGATCAATAAGCAGTTTTAACACTCCAAAAAAAGATAAACTGATAATTTCAGGAAAACTTGGTTCAGAACCTGAAATCCTGATAAATATGTATAAAATATTAATTGAAGAAAATAGCAATTTAGAAGTTGAACTGAAACCCGGTCTTGGAAAAACTTCATTTGTATTCAATGCTTTAAAAAATGGCGATATTGATATTTATCCTGAATTTTCAGGAACTGCAGTTTTCACCTTCCTGAATGAAACTCCTGTAAATAACAATGCTGATGATGTTTTTGCTCAAGCTCAAAAAGGCATGGAGTCTAAATTTAAGATGATTATGCTAAAACCTATGATCTACAATAATACTTATGCAATTGCAGTAAGTAAAAAATTTGCTGAAGAAAATAACTTGAAGACAATTTCTGATCTTGCAAGAGTAAAGGATAAAATAAAGGCCGGATTTACAAGGGAATTCAATGACAGAGAAGACGGATACCTGGGATTGAAAAAACTGTATAATTTTGAAATTCCAGATATTAAGGAATTTGAGCCAAAACTTCGTTATGTTGCTGTTCAAAGTGGCGATATTAATCTGATTGATGCTTATTCTACTGATGCTGAACTTGCTCAATATAATATGGTTGTATTGAAGGATGACAAGCATCTATTTCCACCGTATCAAGGGTCTCCAATGATGAGGGAAGAAACTCTGAAAAAATATCCTGAATTGAAAAATATTTTGGAAAAACTGAGTGGTAAAATTTCAGATGAGGAAATGTCATCGATGAATTACCGTGTTTCTGTAAAAGGTGAAAAAGCGGAAGATGTTGCAAGAGAATATCTGAAAAATGCGGGAATTATTAAGAAATAG
- a CDS encoding ABC transporter ATP-binding protein: MIEFINVGMTYPCGNVGLKNINLAINESEITVFIGPSGSGKTTLLKMINRLEDNTTGEVKINGKNVKEYNIHKMRWDIGYALQQVALFPHMNVEENIAIVPELKKWKKEKINARIDELLHMVGLEPEKYRKRKPSELSGGEAQRVGIARALAADPKIILMDEPFSALDPITRASLQEDVKKLQKQINKTIVFVTHDIEEAFLLGDKICIIQDGELIQTGTKQEIISNPKNDFVKKFITIRNKEGEAHE, from the coding sequence ATGATAGAATTTATTAATGTTGGAATGACTTATCCATGTGGAAATGTAGGATTAAAAAATATAAACTTAGCTATAAATGAATCTGAAATAACAGTTTTCATTGGACCATCCGGTAGTGGAAAAACCACTCTTCTTAAAATGATAAACCGTCTGGAGGACAACACAACCGGCGAAGTAAAAATTAATGGAAAGAATGTGAAGGAGTACAATATTCATAAAATGCGTTGGGATATTGGATATGCTTTGCAGCAGGTTGCTCTGTTCCCGCACATGAATGTTGAAGAAAATATTGCAATTGTACCTGAATTAAAAAAATGGAAAAAAGAAAAAATTAATGCAAGAATTGATGAACTTTTACATATGGTTGGCCTTGAACCTGAAAAATATCGAAAAAGAAAGCCTTCTGAATTATCTGGTGGTGAGGCACAAAGAGTTGGAATTGCAAGGGCTCTGGCAGCTGATCCGAAAATCATCCTTATGGATGAGCCTTTCAGTGCGTTAGACCCCATTACCCGTGCAAGCTTGCAGGAAGATGTGAAAAAACTTCAGAAACAGATTAATAAAACAATCGTTTTTGTAACTCATGATATTGAGGAGGCATTTTTATTAGGAGATAAAATTTGTATTATTCAGGACGGAGAATTAATTCAAACTGGAACAAAACAGGAAATAATATCAAATCCTAAAAATGATTTTGTAAAGAAATTTATAACTATTAGAAATAAAGAGGGTGAAGCCCATGAATAA
- a CDS encoding MarR family transcriptional regulator: MKSNSGFYISRIKQINTRLLNKLLAQKNITAFNGEQGRILHVLWENDGISNQELSKRSGLAMSSLTTMLERMEEKNLLIRKGCPKDKRKCLLFLTEHANSLKNEYDEISEKMTKISFEGISEDERLAFEKTLENVLHNLEKTEQEFSKKQ; encoded by the coding sequence ATGAAATCAAATTCCGGATTTTATATAAGCAGGATAAAGCAAATAAATACGAGACTTTTAAATAAACTTCTGGCACAGAAAAACATAACGGCATTTAATGGGGAACAAGGCCGAATTTTACATGTACTTTGGGAAAATGACGGAATTAGCAACCAGGAGCTGTCAAAAAGGTCTGGACTTGCTATGAGTTCACTTACAACAATGCTTGAAAGAATGGAAGAAAAAAACTTACTAATACGGAAAGGCTGTCCTAAGGATAAACGGAAATGCTTACTTTTTTTAACAGAACATGCAAATTCTTTAAAAAATGAATATGATGAGATTTCTGAAAAAATGACTAAAATTTCTTTTGAAGGTATTTCAGAAGATGAAAGATTGGCTTTTGAAAAAACTTTAGAGAATGTTCTGCACAATCTTGAAAAGACTGAACAGGAATTTAGTAAGAAACAATAA
- the mnmA gene encoding tRNA 2-thiouridine(34) synthase MnmA: MENKKVVVGMSGGIDSSVAALLLQQQGYEVIGVTLKHLPDELSENPGKTCCSLDDINDARYTCYNLGIPHYVINVVDEFKKEVMEYFVKMYNEGKTPSPCVICDEKVKIKKLVEFADKMGIKYISTGHYSKKSLNGLLMWDKDNRKDQSYMLYRLDKDIVERFIFPLSEYEKPQVREIARKHGIHTHNKPDSQGICFAPNGYIPYLERVLGDEVKRGNFVDREGSVIGQHMGYQFYTIGQRRGLGLNLGRPFFISEIRPETNEIVVGDFEELLIDEIEVINYKLYYKPEELLDKEIVARPRFSSKGLKGKLILKDNSLHFKFNEKTHENSEGQHIVFYLNDELIGGGEIKTEK; the protein is encoded by the coding sequence ATGGAAAATAAAAAAGTAGTAGTCGGAATGAGTGGTGGAATAGACAGTTCAGTAGCGGCGTTACTGTTGCAGCAGCAGGGATATGAAGTGATAGGAGTTACATTGAAACATCTTCCGGATGAACTATCGGAAAATCCAGGTAAGACATGCTGTTCGCTGGATGATATAAATGATGCAAGATATACATGCTATAATTTGGGTATTCCCCATTATGTCATAAATGTTGTAGATGAATTTAAAAAAGAAGTAATGGAATATTTTGTAAAAATGTATAATGAGGGAAAGACACCTTCCCCTTGTGTAATCTGTGATGAAAAGGTGAAAATAAAAAAACTTGTGGAATTTGCAGATAAAATGGGGATAAAGTATATTTCAACAGGTCATTACTCGAAAAAAAGTCTGAATGGACTTCTGATGTGGGATAAGGACAATAGGAAAGACCAGTCATACATGCTTTACAGGCTTGATAAGGATATTGTGGAGAGATTTATTTTTCCACTGTCAGAATATGAAAAACCCCAAGTCAGGGAAATAGCCCGGAAACATGGAATTCACACTCATAACAAGCCTGACAGCCAAGGAATCTGTTTTGCTCCAAATGGATATATTCCTTATCTGGAAAGGGTTCTTGGAGATGAAGTCAAGAGGGGAAATTTTGTGGATAGAGAAGGAAGTGTAATAGGTCAGCACATGGGATACCAGTTTTACACAATTGGTCAACGGCGTGGGCTGGGACTTAATTTAGGAAGACCTTTTTTCATTTCAGAAATCAGACCGGAAACAAATGAAATTGTTGTGGGAGATTTTGAAGAGCTGTTAATAGATGAAATTGAAGTTATTAATTACAAGCTCTATTATAAACCGGAAGAACTTCTGGATAAGGAAATTGTCGCAAGACCAAGATTTTCATCAAAAGGATTGAAGGGAAAATTAATTTTAAAGGATAACTCATTACATTTTAAATTTAATGAGAAGACACATGAAAACTCAGAAGGTCAGCATATTGTATTTTACTTGAATGATGAATTAATTGGTGGCGGAGAAATAAAAACAGAAAAATAA
- a CDS encoding aminotransferase class IV, whose amino-acid sequence MDFMKYAYFKNEITEFEKATVSIATHSLQYGTTCFGGVRGYYRNGKVSIFRLEDHYIRLINASKMLGFEFYISWDEFKNIVTELVKKNEIKEDFYMRPFIFCSEPRISPKKAGLTFELAIYMLPLADYVSTDNGGMRFMSSTYRKYNDAAIPTKAKAGGSYINSFLATSDAQRNGYDEALMFDDAGNVVEASVANLILIYRDKIIIPDTGSAALEGITVRSMLEILEYNGYDIQRGKIDRSMVFTADELLVTGTAMKIVYAESLDGRPIGQLDYSAKALPGKYYKLLKSEFEKIISGEHELSKKWLFEIK is encoded by the coding sequence ATGGATTTTATGAAATATGCTTATTTTAAAAATGAGATTACTGAATTTGAAAAAGCTACAGTAAGTATAGCGACACATAGTCTTCAGTATGGAACAACATGTTTTGGAGGAGTAAGGGGATATTACAGAAATGGAAAGGTATCTATATTCAGGCTTGAAGATCATTATATCAGATTGATTAATGCTTCTAAAATGCTTGGATTTGAGTTTTACATAAGCTGGGATGAATTTAAAAATATTGTAACGGAACTTGTTAAAAAGAATGAAATTAAGGAAGATTTCTATATGAGACCTTTTATATTCTGCAGTGAGCCAAGAATATCACCTAAAAAGGCTGGACTTACTTTTGAACTGGCAATTTATATGCTGCCGCTTGCAGATTATGTAAGTACAGATAATGGTGGAATGAGATTTATGAGTTCCACTTACAGAAAATATAACGATGCCGCAATTCCTACAAAGGCAAAAGCAGGAGGATCTTATATTAACTCATTCCTTGCAACAAGTGATGCACAGAGAAATGGATATGATGAAGCCCTTATGTTTGATGATGCAGGAAATGTAGTAGAAGCTTCGGTTGCCAATCTGATTTTAATTTACAGGGATAAAATAATTATACCTGATACAGGTTCGGCGGCACTTGAAGGAATTACTGTAAGATCAATGCTGGAAATTCTTGAATATAACGGATATGATATCCAAAGGGGAAAAATTGACAGATCAATGGTATTTACAGCTGATGAGTTACTTGTAACAGGAACTGCAATGAAAATAGTTTATGCAGAATCACTGGATGGAAGACCAATAGGACAGCTTGATTATTCAGCGAAGGCATTACCTGGAAAATATTATAAATTACTGAAATCAGAATTTGAAAAAATAATTTCTGGAGAACATGAACTTTCTAAAAAATGGTTGTTTGAAATTAAGTAG
- a CDS encoding NAD(P)/FAD-dependent oxidoreductase, with amino-acid sequence MKTEIAVIGGGASGLMAAITAKKSGKEVIILERKDRILKKVLITGNGRCNITNVNANISNYFGKNIFSVENILNKFTPQNTMDFFNGLGIVCNEENRGKVYPLSGQASSVVDALRFEAEKLGIKIETEFYVRKIEKDGFKFKIYSEDKKKIEAGRVILAAGGQSYPELGSNGSGFELAKELGHSVTKLSPSIVQLKTEKHQVKGLQGIKTDAAVTAYGDNKKICTYDGELLFTDYGISGNVVFNISFVMPLYKNVEFEIDFMEKFDYNELYEMLKERKRILSHLTMENYFNGMINKKLGQFLSKVSGIEKLSKPVKDLNDSDIRKLCTVLKKYRVKILETTGFKNAQVTAGGVSLDEVNTETLESKIVKGLYFSGEVLDVYGECGGFNLQWAWASGYIAGENAAK; translated from the coding sequence ATGAAAACTGAAATAGCAGTCATAGGCGGAGGAGCATCAGGACTTATGGCGGCAATTACTGCAAAAAAATCAGGAAAAGAAGTAATAATACTGGAAAGAAAGGACAGAATTCTTAAAAAAGTCCTGATTACAGGAAATGGAAGATGTAATATAACAAATGTGAATGCTAATATATCCAATTATTTTGGGAAAAATATTTTTTCTGTGGAAAATATACTTAATAAATTTACTCCGCAGAATACGATGGATTTTTTTAATGGATTGGGAATTGTATGTAATGAGGAGAACAGGGGAAAAGTTTATCCATTAAGCGGACAGGCATCTTCAGTGGTGGATGCGTTAAGATTTGAAGCTGAAAAGCTTGGTATAAAAATTGAAACGGAATTTTATGTAAGAAAGATTGAAAAGGACGGATTTAAATTTAAGATTTATTCAGAAGATAAAAAAAAGATTGAAGCGGGGAGAGTTATTCTTGCGGCAGGAGGGCAGTCATATCCGGAACTTGGTTCAAATGGTTCAGGATTTGAACTGGCAAAGGAATTGGGACATAGTGTGACAAAACTCAGTCCGTCTATTGTGCAGCTGAAAACGGAAAAGCATCAGGTGAAGGGGCTTCAGGGAATAAAAACAGATGCAGCAGTTACAGCTTATGGAGATAATAAAAAAATATGTACATATGACGGGGAACTTCTTTTTACTGACTATGGTATTTCAGGAAATGTAGTGTTTAATATTTCATTTGTCATGCCTTTATATAAGAATGTTGAATTTGAAATTGATTTTATGGAAAAATTTGACTATAATGAATTGTATGAAATGCTGAAAGAAAGAAAAAGAATATTATCGCATCTGACAATGGAAAATTATTTCAATGGAATGATAAATAAGAAATTAGGTCAGTTTCTTTCAAAAGTATCAGGAATTGAAAAACTTTCAAAACCTGTAAAAGATCTGAATGACAGTGATATAAGGAAGCTCTGTACAGTGTTAAAGAAATATAGGGTAAAAATACTGGAAACAACAGGATTTAAAAATGCACAGGTAACAGCGGGTGGAGTTTCACTTGATGAAGTAAATACAGAAACTCTGGAGTCGAAAATCGTAAAAGGGCTGTACTTTTCCGGTGAAGTGCTGGATGTTTATGGAGAATGTGGAGGATTTAACTTGCAGTGGGCATGGGCTTCAGGGTATATTGCCGGAGAAAATGCGGCAAAATAA
- a CDS encoding NAD(P)/FAD-dependent oxidoreductase has protein sequence MLRINNIKMPIKHNENDLKKSVMKMLGINEEQLKSFEITGQAIDARNKNNIIYVYAVDIQLDDEEKYRDIPNVREIEKAEYTVEKMELGNRKRPVIVGSGPSGLFAALVLAEAGLKPIILEQGKNVDERQKDVYNFFKDGKFNKYSNVQFGEGGAGTFSDGKLTTNTNNFRMQKIYSELILAGAEKRIAYMSKPHVGTDKLIGIMKNIRKKIESLGGEYRFQNKLVSMEYENNKISKAIVEIVSDFDSDREKETYEIDTDVIVLAIGHSSRDTFYMLNDKNVKMERKTFSVGVRIEHKQSMINRSQYGKFADRLPAAEYKLNAKSKNGRGVYTFCMCPGGVVVPAASEEGRLVVNGMSYSGRNLENANSAILVNVYPEDFGEGGVLAGVEFQRKLEEKAFELGGSDYKAPVQLFGDFVKNVKSEKLGKVTPSYAKGYRFANLNECFPEYINESLKEGIQLMDRKIKGFASYDAVLSAVESRSSSPVKIPRNEKCFSNIEGLIPCGEGAGYAGGIMSAAVDGVRCAEFVMEYYKGL, from the coding sequence ATGTTAAGAATAAATAATATAAAAATGCCAATAAAGCATAATGAGAATGATTTGAAAAAATCAGTAATGAAAATGCTGGGTATAAATGAAGAACAGTTGAAAAGCTTTGAGATAACAGGGCAGGCAATAGATGCCAGAAATAAAAACAACATAATATACGTTTATGCAGTGGATATTCAACTGGATGATGAAGAAAAATATAGAGATATTCCTAATGTAAGGGAAATAGAAAAAGCAGAGTACACTGTTGAAAAAATGGAACTTGGAAACAGAAAACGTCCAGTAATAGTGGGAAGTGGGCCTTCAGGACTGTTTGCGGCGCTTGTACTTGCTGAAGCAGGATTGAAGCCTATTATTCTTGAACAGGGAAAAAATGTGGATGAGAGACAGAAGGATGTATATAATTTTTTTAAGGATGGAAAATTTAATAAATATTCCAATGTGCAGTTTGGAGAAGGTGGAGCGGGAACTTTTTCTGACGGTAAACTGACAACAAATACAAATAATTTCCGTATGCAGAAAATATATTCAGAACTTATACTGGCGGGAGCTGAAAAAAGAATAGCCTATATGTCAAAGCCTCATGTGGGAACTGATAAGTTAATCGGAATAATGAAAAATATAAGAAAAAAAATTGAAAGTCTTGGTGGAGAATATAGATTCCAGAATAAACTTGTTTCGATGGAATACGAAAATAATAAGATTTCAAAGGCAATAGTGGAAATTGTATCTGATTTTGATTCTGACAGGGAAAAAGAAACATATGAAATAGATACGGATGTTATTGTACTTGCAATAGGTCATAGTTCAAGAGATACTTTTTATATGCTAAATGATAAAAATGTAAAAATGGAAAGAAAAACTTTTTCAGTAGGTGTAAGGATAGAGCATAAACAGTCGATGATAAACCGTTCACAGTATGGGAAATTTGCTGATAGACTTCCTGCCGCTGAATATAAGCTCAATGCAAAGTCAAAAAATGGAAGAGGAGTCTATACATTCTGTATGTGTCCGGGAGGAGTTGTTGTTCCTGCGGCGAGTGAAGAAGGAAGACTTGTTGTAAATGGAATGAGTTATTCAGGGAGAAATCTTGAGAATGCCAATTCCGCTATTTTAGTAAATGTATATCCGGAGGACTTTGGAGAAGGTGGAGTTCTTGCAGGAGTTGAGTTTCAGAGAAAACTGGAGGAAAAGGCCTTTGAATTAGGTGGAAGTGATTATAAGGCTCCGGTTCAGCTGTTTGGAGATTTTGTGAAAAATGTAAAATCTGAAAAACTTGGAAAAGTAACTCCAAGCTATGCAAAAGGATACAGATTTGCCAACCTGAATGAATGCTTTCCGGAATATATAAACGAATCATTGAAGGAAGGGATTCAGCTAATGGACAGAAAAATAAAGGGATTTGCAAGTTATGATGCCGTACTGTCTGCAGTGGAAAGCAGGAGTTCTTCACCTGTAAAAATTCCTAGAAATGAAAAGTGTTTTTCAAATATTGAAGGACTTATTCCATGCGGTGAAGGGGCAGGATATGCAGGTGGGATAATGTCTGCAGCAGTAGATGGTGTAAGGTGTGCAGAATTTGTTATGGAGTATTATAAGGGATTATAA
- a CDS encoding Xaa-Pro peptidase family protein, whose protein sequence is MEKRTEKLTKLLDELNLDAIFITDLYNLRYFAGFTGTTGVGLATRKGNFFYSDFRYRSQGEAQVTKMGFEFVEVSRGSLKFVGEHAEKLGLKKIGFEDHNVTFSLYQTLKEQFKAELVPIGDKITYVRMIKSDEEIGFIKKAIEISDVAFSEALKIIKEGVSEKEIAGYMEYIQRKLGAEDRSFETILASGVRSAMPHGVASDKKIQKEEFITMDFGAYYNGYVSDMTRTVYYGNNITEKHKEIYNLVLEAQILGVNSIKEGVMSDEVDKIVRNFLTEKGYGKEFGHGLGHGIGLEIHELPYLSSVTQIELKENMVVTSEPGLYFDGWGGVRIEDDVVVKKDGREVLNKSNKELIIIEAK, encoded by the coding sequence ATGGAAAAAAGAACTGAAAAATTAACAAAATTGTTAGATGAATTGAATTTGGATGCAATATTTATTACAGATTTATATAATCTGAGATATTTTGCAGGATTTACAGGGACTACAGGAGTAGGACTTGCTACAAGAAAAGGAAACTTTTTCTATTCTGATTTCAGATATAGAAGTCAGGGGGAAGCTCAAGTTACTAAAATGGGATTTGAATTTGTGGAAGTTTCAAGAGGTTCATTAAAATTTGTAGGTGAGCATGCTGAAAAACTTGGATTGAAAAAAATCGGATTTGAAGATCATAATGTAACATTTTCACTGTATCAGACTTTGAAGGAACAATTTAAAGCAGAACTGGTTCCAATAGGAGATAAAATAACATATGTAAGAATGATAAAATCTGACGAAGAAATTGGATTTATAAAAAAAGCTATTGAAATAAGTGACGTTGCATTTAGTGAAGCATTGAAAATAATAAAAGAAGGTGTATCTGAAAAGGAAATAGCTGGATACATGGAATATATCCAAAGAAAATTAGGAGCTGAAGACAGATCATTTGAAACTATTCTGGCAAGTGGAGTGAGATCTGCAATGCCTCATGGAGTTGCTTCTGATAAAAAAATTCAGAAGGAAGAATTTATTACAATGGATTTTGGAGCATACTACAACGGATATGTATCAGATATGACAAGAACAGTTTACTATGGAAACAACATTACTGAAAAACATAAAGAAATATATAACCTTGTACTTGAAGCTCAGATTTTAGGAGTAAATTCAATAAAAGAAGGTGTAATGTCTGATGAAGTTGATAAAATTGTAAGAAACTTCCTGACTGAAAAAGGTTACGGAAAAGAATTTGGACATGGTCTTGGACATGGAATAGGGCTTGAAATCCATGAATTACCATACTTATCTTCAGTTACTCAAATAGAATTGAAGGAAAATATGGTTGTTACTTCAGAACCTGGACTTTATTTTGACGGATGGGGTGGAGTAAGAATTGAAGATGATGTAGTAGTTAAAAAAGATGGAAGAGAAGTTCTGAATAAAAGTAACAAGGAATTAATAATAATAGAAGCAAAATAA
- a CDS encoding CPBP family intramembrane glutamic endopeptidase, translating to MQKSLIKDNTKKDVPLILCIIYFSYLIFKIFIQKEITGTDNSILKTMYFFRMDKLLFCVPILYYFIKTNKEKKYFKVNKKLNITDIVTYFALSYGINIFLNLISSAINIEGQKFIVQRPIYTDIIYAICIAPVLEEIVFRGVLMTYLKKYGIQTAIIVSSLFFGISHYNIYMIIPAFFIGIVLAYVSYKYSIKYSILLHILLNIVANMSKIVFVLKGPKEIFPLLGIIFISLFVLCLIFFIIGLKRKNYQDVFLAFKLNNEDRKNMVIFLKNNILYIVIIFGIVITSLLFNYKLF from the coding sequence ATGCAGAAATCATTAATAAAAGATAACACTAAAAAAGATGTTCCTTTAATTTTGTGTATAATATATTTTTCTTATCTTATATTTAAAATATTTATTCAAAAAGAAATAACAGGAACAGATAACAGTATATTAAAAACAATGTATTTTTTCAGAATGGATAAGTTATTATTTTGTGTTCCAATTCTTTATTATTTCATTAAAACTAATAAAGAAAAGAAATACTTTAAAGTAAATAAAAAATTGAATATAACAGATATCGTTACATATTTTGCATTAAGTTATGGGATAAATATTTTTTTGAATCTTATATCATCGGCAATCAATATTGAGGGACAGAAATTTATAGTGCAGAGACCTATATATACAGATATAATTTATGCAATATGTATAGCACCTGTTTTGGAAGAAATTGTATTTCGTGGTGTTCTGATGACATATTTGAAAAAATATGGAATTCAAACAGCAATAATTGTAAGTTCATTATTTTTTGGAATATCTCATTACAATATATACATGATTATTCCAGCATTTTTTATAGGTATTGTATTAGCGTATGTTTCATATAAATATTCTATAAAATATTCTATTTTATTGCATATATTGTTGAATATAGTTGCCAATATGTCTAAAATTGTATTTGTATTAAAGGGGCCAAAGGAAATATTTCCTCTTTTAGGGATAATTTTCATATCATTATTTGTATTATGTCTAATTTTCTTTATAATTGGGCTGAAAAGGAAAAATTATCAGGATGTATTTTTAGCTTTTAAATTAAATAATGAAGATAGGAAAAATATGGTCATCTTTTTAAAAAATAACATATTATATATAGTGATAATATTTGGTATTGTAATTACCAGTTTATTATTTAATTATAAATTATTTTAA